A region of Eschrichtius robustus isolate mEscRob2 chromosome 19, mEscRob2.pri, whole genome shotgun sequence DNA encodes the following proteins:
- the ZSCAN4 gene encoding zinc finger and SCAN domain-containing protein 4, with the protein MALDLRISFQDEPSRKDPGSDNLELKPSQGSAIQEGEGISEFRSTQLSLFQNSNNSCARQELQRLYKLFHSWLQPEKHSKDEIISRLVLEQFMINGRCGDRSTLQEKWNASGRNLEKFMEDLTDDGMKPPGLVHVHMQGQEALFCENMPLREVIVHFTKQLSTGTPARENMGTPFWTPQDTSLETRQKSEGKENGGNISLKTCQVNDRIASPNNQIPFLLIIQEENSPRSEEGGVCLENPLSSRRAGPGPSRSQEGSLKGPSYQDVLVEVEPEFLFKPDQVTLEPVSTHQSTEGNSARGEHQERFHGAPKVYKCETCPKIFRYSSRLKVHQKRHNNERTYICAECGKGFFQASDLHVHQRIHAGEKPFMCSMCEMAFSHKTNLRAHERIHTGEKPYVCSLCQRRFRQSSTYHRHLRFHQKIALKSVPSTLNASLAMAPM; encoded by the exons ATGGCTTTAGACCTCAGAATCTCCTTTCAAGATGAACCATCCAGGAAGGATCCTGGGTCAGATAATCTAGAGCTTAAACCCAGCCAAGGATCTGCCAtccaggagggagaggggatCTCTGAGTTCCGGAGCACTCAGCTCAGCTTATTTCAAAACAGCAATAACTCATGTGCAAGGCAGGAGCTGCAAAGACTCTATAAATTATTTCACTCATGGCTGCAGCCAGAAAAACACAGCAAGGATGAAATAATTTCTCGTTTGGTCCTGGAACAGTTTATGATCAATGGCCGCTGCGGTGACAGGTCCACTTTACAAGAGAAATGGAATGCAAGCGGCAGAAACCTGGAGAAATTCATGGAAGATCTGACCGATGATGGCATGAAGCCACCTGGCTTA GTCCACGTCCACATGCAGGGACAGGAAGCCCTCTTTTGTGAGAATATGCCCTTAAGAGAAGTCATTGTTCACTTCACAAAACAGTTGTCGACAGGAACTCCAGCAAGAGAGAACATGGGGACACCTTTCTGGACTCCTCAAGATACTTCCCTGGAAACAAGACAAA AAAGTGAAGGTAAAGAAAATGGTGGCAACATTTCTTTGAAAACATGTCAAGTAAATGACCGTATTGCTAGTCCAAACAATCAAATACCTTTCCTACTCATTATCCAAGAAGAGAACAGTCCGAGGTCTGAAGAAGGAGGTGTTTGTTTGGAGAATCCACTcagctccagaagagcaggtCCAGGCCCCTCCAGGTCCCAGGAAGGGTCCCTGAAAGGACCCTCCTATCAAGATGTCCTTGTGGAGGTGGAACCAGAGTTTCTCTTCAAGCCAGACCAGGTCACCCTTGAGCCTGTTTCTACCCACCAGAGCACTGAGGGGAACTCTGCACGTGGGGAACACCAAGAAAGATTCCACGGAGCCCCAAAAGTATACAAATGTGAGACGTGTCCCAAGATCTTTAGGTATTCCTCTCGGTTAAAAGTTCACCAGAAAAGACACAATAATGAGAGGACATATATTTGTGCCGAGTGTGGCAAAGGCTTCTTCCAGGCATCAGACCTACATGTGCATCAGAGGATTCATGCAGGAGAGAAGCCTTTCATGTGCAGCATGTGTGAAATGGCCTTCAGCCACAAAACCAACCTTCGGGCTCACGAGAGAATCCACACGGGAGAGAAGCCCTATGTATGTTCCCTTTGCCAGAGACGCTTCCGCCAGTCCTCCACCTACCACCGCCACCTTAGGTTTCACCAGAAAATTGCCCTCAAAAGTGTTCCCTCCACGCTAAATGCTTCCTTGGCTATGGCCCCAATGTGA